TAGCGGAATAAAGGTTATTGTTAGCGATCTTAAAGGCAGTCCAAACTGGGAAATGGCTGTTAAGGCAGGATTTGAACCTGTAAGCGCCCAGGAAGCTACTAAGAAAGCAGATATTATCCAGATTCTAACACAGGATGATGTGCAGGCAAAGGTATACAAAAACGATATAGCTCCGTATATGAAAGACGGCAAAGCGCTTGTTTTCTCACATGGATTTAATATCCATTTTGGACAGATAGTTCCTCCAAGCAACATAGATGTTTTTATGGTAGCACCAAAGGGACCGGGCCATTTAGTTAGAAGAATGTATGAGGGCGGAGGCGGAGTGCCATGCTTATTAGCGATTTTCCAGGAATACACAGGAAAGGCTAAGGATCTTGGGCTTGCATATGCTAAGGGAATTGGCGGCACAAAAGCAGGTGTAATAGAAACAACTTTTGCAGAAGAAACAGAAACTGATCTTTTTGGTGAGCAGACAGTTCTATGTGGCGGTTTAACTGCTTTGATAAAAACAGGTTTTGAAGTATTAGTTGAAGCAGGATATCAGCCGGAAATGGCTTACTTTGAATGTCTGCATGAAGTGAAACTGATAACAGATCTACTGCATGAAGGTGGCATTGGCTGGATGAGATATTCAATCAGCGATACAGCTAAATATGGAGATCTTTCCAGAGGGCCTAGAATAGTAACCAAAGAGACAAAAGCTGAAATGAAGAAGATATTAAAGGAGATTCAGTCAGGAGAATTTGCCAGAGAGTGGATTCTGGAGAATCAGGCTAATAGACCTGTGTTTAATGCATTGGCTAAAAAGGATGAGAAACATCTGATTGAAGTAATAGGCAAGAAACTACGAAGCATGATGCCCTGGCTTGCTAAGGGAAAGTAAAAGAAACTCATGAATAATAGAATTGTAATATTTGACACTACCCTGCGTGATGGAGAACAGGCCGCAGGTACTCGACTGGGTCCTCAGGAAAAACTTGAGATAGCCAGACAACTGGAGCGTTTGGGCGTGGATGTAATGGAAGTTGGTTTTCCTGCTTCTTCTCCTGGCGATTTCGAAGCTGTTCAGGCGATTGGCAAGGAGATTCATCAACCGATCATTTGTGCACTCACTCGATGTCGCTCTGAGGATATAGAGATAGCAGGAAAAGCCCTAAAAGGAGTCTCTAAATCACGAATTCATACAGGGCTCGGTGTTTCAGATATCCATATAGAGAGTAAGCTTAGAAAAACAAGAACTGAAGTTTTGAAAATGGCTGTGCAGTCGGTCAAATTAGCAAGGGAATTCGCCAGAGAAGTGGAGTTTTACGCAGAAGATGCTGGAAGAGCAGAGCCAGGTTTTCTACTGGAAATGGTGGAAGCCGTTATAGAAGCAGGTGCAAAAATCATTAATATCCCGGATACAACCGGATACACTATGCCAGAACAATTCGCATCACTTATCATGAAGATTAGAGAGGAAGTCCCGAATATTAGTCAGGCTATTATTAGTGTTCATTGTCACAATGACCTTGGTCTGGCTGTAGCGAATAGCCTTGCAGGAGTGAAGGCTGGGGCAAGACAAGCAGAGTGTACAATCAACGGAGTTGGTGAACGCGCTGGTAACGCATCACTTGAGGAAATAGTTATGGCGCTTAAAGTCCGCTCAGATTATTTTGGTTTTTCTACGGGAATAAAAACAGTGGAACTTTACAGAACATCCAAGCTTGTGTCGCATCTCCTTGGCATATCAGTTCCTCCAAACAAAGCTATTATAGGGAAGAATGCCTTTGCTCATAGCAGCGGTATTCATGTAGATGGTTTTCTTAAGGATAGAAATACTTATGAAATTATGAAACCTGAGGAAGTTGGCGTTCAACAAAGCGATGTTGTATTAACAGCTCGGTCCGGACGACATGCGCTTAAACATCGTTTGGAAAAACTGGGGTATAAACTCAAAGGAGAAAAACTGAATCAGGTCTATGAGCGATTTATAACAGTAGCAGACCGTAAGCAAGAGGTTTTTGATGAAGATCTGGAGGCTATAGTTGAGGATGAAATAACTACAACTTCGGAAACTTACATTCTTGAATACTTTAATACTGTAAGCGGAAATAAAACTATACCAACTGCTACTATAAGATTAAGAAAAGGAGATGCAATTTCCCAGGAAGCAGCTTGTGGAGACGGACCTGTAGATGCCGCGTATAAAGCTATTGACAGAATTACCCATCTGAAAGCCAAACTTATTGACTATTCCCTCCAAGCTGTTACCGGAGGAAAGGACGCATTAGGCGAGGTTCATGTAAAGGTTGCGGTTGGTAATAGAACAGTAGCAGGAAGGGGAGCTAGTACAGACATTATTGAAGCAAGTGTGAAAGCGTATGTCAACGCTATGAATAGGTTGTTGGCAAAACGCAAAAGAACATAATTCCTAATTTTAAATTTCCAATTATTAATCAAATTAAGAATTTAGTCTTTAAATATGAACATAGATATTAAAGCCGAGATTAAAGAAAAGGAAAAGAGATTACATGGCTTTATGGATAATAACGGCTATGGTGCCGTTATTATTAATAAACAGAATAGTTTTGCGTGGCTAACCTGCGGT
The DNA window shown above is from bacterium and carries:
- the ilvC gene encoding ketol-acid reductoisomerase, giving the protein MVKMYYDQDADLGVLKGKTVAIIGYGSQGHAQAQNLRDSGIKVIVSDLKGSPNWEMAVKAGFEPVSAQEATKKADIIQILTQDDVQAKVYKNDIAPYMKDGKALVFSHGFNIHFGQIVPPSNIDVFMVAPKGPGHLVRRMYEGGGGVPCLLAIFQEYTGKAKDLGLAYAKGIGGTKAGVIETTFAEETETDLFGEQTVLCGGLTALIKTGFEVLVEAGYQPEMAYFECLHEVKLITDLLHEGGIGWMRYSISDTAKYGDLSRGPRIVTKETKAEMKKILKEIQSGEFAREWILENQANRPVFNALAKKDEKHLIEVIGKKLRSMMPWLAKGK
- a CDS encoding 2-isopropylmalate synthase, which codes for MNNRIVIFDTTLRDGEQAAGTRLGPQEKLEIARQLERLGVDVMEVGFPASSPGDFEAVQAIGKEIHQPIICALTRCRSEDIEIAGKALKGVSKSRIHTGLGVSDIHIESKLRKTRTEVLKMAVQSVKLAREFAREVEFYAEDAGRAEPGFLLEMVEAVIEAGAKIINIPDTTGYTMPEQFASLIMKIREEVPNISQAIISVHCHNDLGLAVANSLAGVKAGARQAECTINGVGERAGNASLEEIVMALKVRSDYFGFSTGIKTVELYRTSKLVSHLLGISVPPNKAIIGKNAFAHSSGIHVDGFLKDRNTYEIMKPEEVGVQQSDVVLTARSGRHALKHRLEKLGYKLKGEKLNQVYERFITVADRKQEVFDEDLEAIVEDEITTTSETYILEYFNTVSGNKTIPTATIRLRKGDAISQEAACGDGPVDAAYKAIDRITHLKAKLIDYSLQAVTGGKDALGEVHVKVAVGNRTVAGRGASTDIIEASVKAYVNAMNRLLAKRKRT